From Thermoflexus hugenholtzii JAD2:
TCGGAGATCCCTCCGTCGGCTGGAAGACGGCCCTATGCCAGCGGGATCTGGCCATCTACGGCGCCATGGCCCTGACCGCCACTGCGATGATCCTCCGCCGGCGCCCCGGACGCCCCCTCCCGCTCTGGCTCTTCCTCACAGTGGGCCTGCTCCCCATCGCCCTGGACGGCGGCTCCCAGCTGCTCTCCTACATCCTGGCGATGATCGGGCCCTTCTCGCCCCGCGAGAGCACCCCCCTGCTCCGCCTCCTCACGGGCGCCCTGTTCGGAACCACCTTCGTCGGAACCTTCTTCCCGCGCCTCTGGCGGCTGGAATGGGCCGCTCAGGAGGACGCCTCTTCATCTACTCCAGAAACTCCAGGAACGGATTCGCTGCCCGCTCCTGGCCGATTGTGGTCGGCGGCCCGTGCCCCGGATACACCCGCGTCTCATCGGGAAGGGTGAGCAGCTTCTCCCGGATGCTCCGCATCAGCGTCTCGTAATCCCCTCCGGGCAGATCCGTGCGGCCGATGCCCCGGGCGAACAGCACGTCCCCGTCCAGGACCACCCCGGCCTGCGCTTCATACAGGGAGATGTGCCCAGGGGTGTGGCCCGGCGTCCACAGCACCTGAAACTGCAGCTTCCCCACCTCCAAGACCTCACCATCCTGGAGCTCGAGATCCGGCGGCGGGCTGGGTGGAAGGGGGATCGACCACCAATCGGCCCCGCCCTTCGCCTCCAGCAGGGGTCGGTCCGCCGGATGCAAGGCCAGAGGCGCCCCGGTGGCCTCCACCACCGCCGCATTTGCCCCGATGTGATCCCAGTGGGCATGGGTGTTCACCACATACCGCACCCGCAGATCCAGCGCCCGCACCATGGCGAGGATCTGTCGGGCATCCCACCCGGGATCTATGATCAACGCCTCCCGGGTCTCTGAGCAGAAGACGATATAACAGTTCGTGGCCAGGGGCCCCAGGGTCAGGATCCGCATCTGCAGGGTGGATGCCGGCATAAGGGCCTCCCGCTGCTTTCAGGAATCCGTAACGGCGGGGAGCGTGAACACGAACCGCGCGCCCCGACCGGGTTCGCTGAAGGCCTGGATGCGGCCGCCGTGGGCCTCCACGGCATGGCGGGCGATGGCCAGACCTAATCCGCTGCCGCCGCCCCCGCGGTGCCGCTCCCCCCGGTAGAACCGTTCGAAGATGCGGGGAAGCTCCTCCGGTGGGATGCCCGGCCCGGTGTCCGCCACCTCGATGGCCACCCACTCCCCCTCCGGCCAAGCCCGCACCCGGATCTCCCCACCAGGCGGGGTGAACCGGATGGCGTTGTCCAGCAGGTTCCCCAGCGCCCGGCTCGCCCACCCGGGATCCGCCCACACCCGGAGCCCCTCCGGGATCTCCAGCGTCACCTTCAGCCCACGGGCCTGATAGAGCGGAGCGAAGCGCTCCACCTCGCCCCGGACCCAGGCGCTCACCTCCAGCGCCTCGTAGGCCATCGGCCACTCCCCCGCCTCCAGCCGGGCCAGATCCAGTAGGGTGTGCACCAGCCGGATCAGCCGGTCGACCTCTCCGATCAGACGCTGCCAGGGTGGCGGCAACGGATCCGGAGGTCGGAGCTCGTCCAGCAGCAGGCGGATAGTGGTGAGTGGCGTCCGGAGGTCATGAGCCACGTTGGCAGTGAGCTCCCGACGCGCCCGCTCTGCCTCGCGCTGCTGGGTGATATCCAGCAGGGCCAGCCCATAGCCACCCGGCCATTCCCAGGCTGTCGCCTGCCACCAGCGCCCCCGCCAGCGCAGCTCCTGGATGCTGATCCCCTCTCCTTCAGAGGGAGCCGGAGGAGGGATCAGCGCGTCCAGCTCAGGGGACTGGGTGGCTTCCAGGAGGGTGCGGCCCGGCCGCGCGCCGAGGCGCTCCATCGCGGGACGGTTGGCCCACCGGATGCGCCGCTCCCGATCCAGCAGGAGCAGGGCCTCCGTCCCGCCCTGGGCCAGGGCCTCCAGATCGGCGCGGAAACGGAGCGCCTCCGTCGTTTCCTCCTGTAGCCGCCATCGGGCCTCCCGGAGGGCAGTTTCCGCCCGCTGCCACCGCCGGTAGACGAAGCCCAGGCCCCCCAGGGCGAGCAGCGCGAGGAGCGCCAGAGACGCCAGAGAGATCTCCAGCATCCCTATCCCTCGAATCGATATCCGATCCCCCGCACGGTGACGATCCGCCGCGGACGCGCAGGGTCTTCCTCGATCTTCTCCCGAAGCCAGCGGATGTGGGTGTCCACCGTCCGGGTGTCCACCGGGTGCTCCAGGCCCCACACCCGCTCCAGGAGGAAGGCCCGGCTCAGGACACGGCCCCGGTGCTGGATCAGGGTGGCCAGGAGATCGAACTCCTTCATCGTGAGACGGAGCTCCTGGCCGCCCCGGAAGGCCTTGCGGGACAGCAGGTCCAGGGTGAGATCTCCCGCGGTCAGGGTGGTGGCCGGGCGTCCCCGCGCGCGCCGCAGAAGGGCCCGGATGCGGGCGAGTAGCTCTCCCATATGAAAGGGCTTCACTACGTAATCGTCCGCTCCCATCTCCAGACCGACGACGCGATCCACCGGCCCGCTGCGGGCGGTGAGCACCAGGATGGGCACATCGCTCTCCTTCCGTAGGATCCGACAGATCGAGAGGCCATCCAGGGTGGGAAGCATCAGGTCCAGGATGATCAGATCCGGTTGGGTTGTGCGAGCCAGCTCCAGGGCCTCCCCGCCATCTCCAGTGGCGATCACCTCGAAGCCCTCCCGCCGCAGCGCCTCGCTCAGGGTCTCCCGCAGGGACGCATCATCCTCCACCAGCAACAACCGCATCTTCTCCTCTCCGCACATCTTCACATCCAGCGGGATCGTCCTCCATTTCCTTTCCGTATGTTGCCACGC
This genomic window contains:
- a CDS encoding DUF2085 domain-containing protein, which translates into the protein MGVKMRETPIPRSILLLTFGLWLYVGGGLLAPLLEGIPHVLRVSPPVQTGLHALATALYTLYSFTCHQLPQRSFFLFGEQPAYTLEELRARVGSERLPGDPWPRAFIGDPSVGWKTALCQRDLAIYGAMALTATAMILRRRPGRPLPLWLFLTVGLLPIALDGGSQLLSYILAMIGPFSPRESTPLLRLLTGALFGTTFVGTFFPRLWRLEWAAQEDASSSTPETPGTDSLPAPGRLWSAARAPDTPASHREG
- a CDS encoding sensor histidine kinase yields the protein MLEISLASLALLALLALGGLGFVYRRWQRAETALREARWRLQEETTEALRFRADLEALAQGGTEALLLLDRERRIRWANRPAMERLGARPGRTLLEATQSPELDALIPPPAPSEGEGISIQELRWRGRWWQATAWEWPGGYGLALLDITQQREAERARRELTANVAHDLRTPLTTIRLLLDELRPPDPLPPPWQRLIGEVDRLIRLVHTLLDLARLEAGEWPMAYEALEVSAWVRGEVERFAPLYQARGLKVTLEIPEGLRVWADPGWASRALGNLLDNAIRFTPPGGEIRVRAWPEGEWVAIEVADTGPGIPPEELPRIFERFYRGERHRGGGGSGLGLAIARHAVEAHGGRIQAFSEPGRGARFVFTLPAVTDS
- a CDS encoding MBL fold metallo-hydrolase translates to MPASTLQMRILTLGPLATNCYIVFCSETREALIIDPGWDARQILAMVRALDLRVRYVVNTHAHWDHIGANAAVVEATGAPLALHPADRPLLEAKGGADWWSIPLPPSPPPDLELQDGEVLEVGKLQFQVLWTPGHTPGHISLYEAQAGVVLDGDVLFARGIGRTDLPGGDYETLMRSIREKLLTLPDETRVYPGHGPPTTIGQERAANPFLEFLE
- a CDS encoding response regulator transcription factor is translated as MRLLLVEDDASLRETLSEALRREGFEVIATGDGGEALELARTTQPDLIILDLMLPTLDGLSICRILRKESDVPILVLTARSGPVDRVVGLEMGADDYVVKPFHMGELLARIRALLRRARGRPATTLTAGDLTLDLLSRKAFRGGQELRLTMKEFDLLATLIQHRGRVLSRAFLLERVWGLEHPVDTRTVDTHIRWLREKIEEDPARPRRIVTVRGIGYRFEG